In Cyanobacterium sp. T60_A2020_053, the following are encoded in one genomic region:
- a CDS encoding type II toxin-antitoxin system HicB family antitoxin, whose amino-acid sequence MKFQVIFSFDTEYDGYIAEVPRLPGCVSQGKTMDEAIVNIKDAIQGYSYVQQKHLNIEGFRLFFLTG is encoded by the coding sequence ATAAAATTTCAAGTAATATTTAGTTTTGATACAGAATATGATGGGTATATTGCAGAAGTTCCTCGATTGCCGGGTTGTGTTAGTCAAGGAAAAACTATGGATGAAGCAATCGTCAATATCAAAGATGCCATTCAAGGATATTCATATGTACAACAAAAACACCTAAATATAGAAGGATTCAGACTATTTTTTTTAACCGGGTGA